The genome window cagtccaaagacctcCTGCAGTGGTATATCACTCATGCTAAGGACCAGATGATGGCGGACCCCCCCGTCTGGTTCAAGTCTTTCATTTTCTGCGAAGCGCTTCTCCAGTTGCCGTTCTTCCCCGTTGCAGCGTACGCCTTCCTCAAAGGTCAGCCGTCCTTTGAAGCGCTCACTTGAGCAACTCTGATCTTTGAACCACAGCTCCAGTAATACCTTAGTGACCCCTCGTGGTTTTCCACACAAGCTCCCTGGCTGAGGGCGACAGGTCATAATGTGATATTATAAAACCGGTTTGGATTCTAAGATTTAAAAATCCACGAAATGGCAGAGCATGCggaattattatcattattatttactcatttagccaaagcttttctacaaagcaacttacgctATTGAGCTactgcttgcagtgatttacccatttgctcAGATCATTTTAACTGAACCGCTGAGGGTGGGTACCACGATCAGAGGTACCGCAGCcggagctggattcaaacccgggttttttgagtgcaaggcaatgATTTAAAGCAGTACTCCATCTGCTGCGCCTGTACCATGCAAATGGACCCACCTAAGTTGCTGTATTGGAGTAGTATGGTTATGAGCACAGTTATCACTGATattccaaaggttgcatgtaAATCCAGTGGAAAATTTCACCTGTGCTGTTTCTTGCAGGTGGCTGCAGGTGGATCAGAACACCTGCCATAATCTACTCCACCCACGTGGCCAGTACCATGGTCCCCATCTTGACCTACATCATGTTCCACCAGTTCCCGAAGGGTCCGCACCCCGGCCCCCAGACCACAGAGGAGCGTCTCGGGCTGTTGGCTGTATACGGCCCGTACCTGCTCGTTCCCCTGATGATTTTGTTCACCATGCTCTTCAGTCCGGCGTACAATTCCAACACTCACGGTGCAAAGGTTACCCCATCTGGCAAGAAACACAGATAGATGTCCATGCGGCTGGCGAGCTttgaccaatttttttttctttgttcctgtTTTATAAAGCGATTATCTTGCACTTAAATCGAAGGGATATTAATCTTGAGTCTTCCATTGCGTTAGTGCGAAAGCGGTCCATCGTGCTGCTGGGGTATTTCAGTTTGGTTCTGGTCCAGTTTTCAGTTTGGTCCAGTTATGGCTGAGAAGCTTTTAAAAGTGTGTTTCTGAGCAGGGAGCACCGTAATGGACATTTCATGTGAAAATGCTCTATTATTAAGCCAGCACGTATGGTGGCTGGACTCTTAATTTACTACAAAATTGATTTACCGCTTGGGATTTTCTGACGGCATTCCTGCAAAACGTTGTTAGTATCACTGCTGCTTTTAAAGTTTCGTCTTCAATTTTCCACATTTCGTCTCTGTACCCCGTacacagtttacagtgtttccgTGTTGTTGCGGCCCATTAAATGTAGTCTTTTACACCAGCGGTTCAGCCGTTCCAgtgtaaacaatgtaaaaacaaacttAAGTTTGGCTTTTAGGGAAACGATGATTCCTTCAGCCAGTGAACCGctaaaaaaggaagaaaaaaaaaaaagtaaacccAAGCTGTATTGAAATATACATCTTTATTTACACGTTTTCCACATTTAAGATGTAACCGAGTGTATTCACAACATCTACAGAGATGTAAACAGACTggaattattcattttgaatGTAATGAATATAATGTATCAGTTGAACAAACTAAATAATTGAGCTCACTTGAGGACAAGCAATTTATCACAtcagacaaaagtgtctgaagAATGGCTATAAAATAGAATACAGCATAGTGGACATAAATAGTCATAATTTAAGAAATTACAGTATGAACAGTACCATGCGACTACTGTTTCCATTTGTAGAAAATGTAGTACAATTTTAATAGTCATTTattataaaagtacaaataactTAGGTCCCTCGGTAACTACATTTTTTCGTCTATGTATAGAGAGGCAGAACTTTGGGTTGTAGTGTGATGATCAAAGGAACTTGCGGGAAATACTGCCACGTTTCCCCAGTAGAACGCAACACCGAGGTGTCCCGTAGCTCCCGATCTGCTCGGGACGCATGGATGTCGTCGTGTCGCCTGCTGAAAAACTCGTCTTCCGCGAGACTCGAGGGAACCCGGAAACCCGGAAACCCGAAGAGACGAGCCGAGGAAAACCGGGCGTCTCGTCAGCGCGCGGCTTCACTTCTGCAGGATGAACTGGTCGATGAATTCGTTCTGCTCCGCTTCCACTTTGGACAGGGCCTCGTACTCGATCCGGTACCTGGCGGGGGCCCAAAACAGCACGTGAGATCGGCCCTTTGTTTGTTCTCACGGCGGGAAGGGGAAGAAAACAGGAATGAAATCATCGCAATTTCTCCCGTGAGGCCTCAGCGCAAGGCTCCTCGCGACCTCCTCTCGTGTCCACTCCATGGATCTCACCTCTCTAGTTGCATCTTCTTCTCTGCAATGAGggcctggagctgctgctgctgcgcctcCCTCTGCTTTGCCACGGACTTCAACAGGTTCCTGGCCCCTATGGCCTACCAAAGGCAGCACAGCGTCACTATACAGTGACATTTAAAACggcaggggacaggggacaggcaCTGGTGCCTCgcctctcctgggctgtgggtttggatgcgggttcgaatccaactcggtctgtgtggagtttgaacgTCCTCCCCGTGTTCGTTTTCTCCAGCTACTCcggtcccccccacccccacagtttaaagacatgggtttcaggagagctggtgactctaaattgctcaaagtgtgtgcgtgagtgaatgagtgtgtgcaggATAGGGTCTAGACCACAGTGACCCTTAACCAGACAAGTAACACACTATATGGCAAGTTTCAGCTGAGAAACATGactgtgtaactttttttttt of Scleropages formosus chromosome 10, fSclFor1.1, whole genome shotgun sequence contains these proteins:
- the tmem97 gene encoding sigma intracellular receptor 2, with protein sequence MCTRVLELIFFFYFGSHIFFTLFIDLQALLPGHLFPQPSKDLLQWYITHAKDQMMADPPVWFKSFIFCEALLQLPFFPVAAYAFLKGGCRWIRTPAIIYSTHVASTMVPILTYIMFHQFPKGPHPGPQTTEERLGLLAVYGPYLLVPLMILFTMLFSPAYNSNTHGAKVTPSGKKHR